A region from the Zonotrichia leucophrys gambelii isolate GWCS_2022_RI chromosome Z, RI_Zleu_2.0, whole genome shotgun sequence genome encodes:
- the ZBTB5 gene encoding zinc finger and BTB domain-containing protein 5: MDFPGHFEQVFQQLNYQRLHGQLCDCVIVVGNRHFKAHRSVLAACSTHFRALFTVAEGDQSMNMIQLDSEVVTAEAFAALIDMMYTSTLMLGESNVMDVLLAASHLHLNSVVKACKHYLTTRTLPLSPPSERAQEQSARLQRSFMLQQLGLSIVSSALGSAQGAEEPAGAAGAALRGGLEQRAAFPMRRLHKRKQSSEERARQRARPALDEPGADGAPESGQPVVHSREDFFSPDSLKMVENAKGDAVADNQEDNTIMFDQSFGAQEDAQVPSQSDNGGGNISQMSMASQATQVETSFEQEAAAEKSNFPCENPEVSLNEKEHMRVVVKSEPLSSPEPQDEVSDVTSQAEGSESVEVEGGVVSAEKIELSPESSDRSFSDPQSSTDRVGDIHIMEVSNNLEHKSSFSISNFLNKSRGGGFGTGQNSDDNIPNTTSDCRMDSDAPYLMSPESGPAGSHSAAAVSHVENPFSEPADSHFVRPMQDVMGLPCVQTSGYRAAEQFGMDFPRSGLGLHSLSRAMMGSVRGGAGGFPGYRRIAPKMPVVTSVRGSQLQESSSGSQLMLNGGASFEGGHLSQPGPPQLTRASADVLSKCKKALSEHNVLVVEGARKYACKICCKTFLTLTDCKKHIRVHTGEKPYACLKCGKRFSQSSHLYKHSKTTCLRWQSSNLPSSLL, translated from the coding sequence ATGGATTTCCCGGGGCACTTTGAGCAGGTCTTCCAGCAGCTCAACTACCAGCGGCTGCACGGGCAGCTGTGCGACTGCGTCATCGTGGTGGGCAACCGGCACTTCAAGGCGCACCGCTCGGTGCTGGCCGCCTGCAGCACGCACTTCCGCGCGCTCTTCACCGTGGCCGAGGGCGACCAGAGCATGAACATGATCCAGCTGGACAGCGAGGTGGTGACGGCCGAGGCCTTCGCCGCGCTCATCGACATGATGTACACCTCCACGCTGATGCTGGGCGAGAGCAACGTCATGGACGTGCTGCTGGCCGCCTCGCACCTGCACCTCAACTCGGTGGTGAAGGCCTGCAAGCACTACCTGACGACGCGGACGCTGCCGCTGTCGCCGCCCAGCGAGCGCGCGCAGGAGCAGAGCGCGCGGCTGCAGCGCTCCTtcatgctgcagcagctggggctcagcatcGTCAGCTCGGCGCTGGGCTCGGCGCAGGGCGCCGAGGAgccggcgggcgcggcgggcgcggcgctgcGCGGCGGGCTGGAGCAGCGCGCCGCCTTCCCCATGCGCCGCCTGCACAAGCGCAAGCAGTCCTCCGAGGAGCGCGCCCGCCAGCGCGCGCGGCCCGCCCTGGACGAGCCCGGCGCGGACGGCGCCCCCGAGAGCGGGCAGCCCGTCGTGCACTCCCGCGAGGACTTCTTCTCGCCCGACTCGCTCAAGATGGTGGAGAACGCCAAGGGCGACGCCGTGGCCGATAACCAGGAGGACAACACCATCATGTTTGACCAGTCCTTCGGCGCTCAGGAGGACGCCCAAGTGCCCAGCCAGTCAGACAATGGTGGGGGGAACATCTCCCAGATGTCCATGGCGTCACAGGCCACACAGGTGGAAACCAGCTTcgagcaggaggctgctgctgagaagaGCAACTTCCCCTGCGAAAACCCGGAGGTCAGCCTGAACGAGAAGGAGCACATGAGGGTGGTGGTGAAGTCGGAGCCCCTGAGCTCCCCGGAgccccaggacgaggtgagcGATGTCACCTCCCAGGCGGAGGGCAGCGAGTCTGTGGAGGTGGAAGGAGGGGTGGTGAGTGCAGAGAAGATCGAGCTGAGTCCCGAGAGCAGCGACCGCAGCTTCTCAGACCCCCAGTCCAGCACCGACAGGGTGGGAGACATCCACATCATGGAGGTGTCCAACAacctggagcacaagtcctctTTCAGCATTTCGAATTTTTTGAACAAAAGCAGGGGAGGTGGCTTTGGCACCGGCCAGAACAGCGATGACAACATTCCCAACACCACCAGCGACTGCAGGATGGACAGCGACGCCCCGTACCTGATGAGCCCGGAGTCGGGGCCCGCCGGCAGCCACTCCGCCGCTGCCGTCTCACACGTGGAGAACCCATTCAGCGAGCCGGCGGACTCCCACTTTGTGAGGCCCATGCAGGATGTGATGGGCCTGCCGTGCGTGCAGACCTCCGGCTACCGAGCAGCGGAGCAGTTCGGCATGGATTTCCCCCGCTCGGGGCTGGGCCTGCACTCGCTGTCGCGGGCCATGATGGGCTCCGTGCGAGGCGGGGCGGGCGGCTTTCCTGGCTACCGGCGCATCGCCCCCAAGATGCCCGTGGTGACCTCGGTGCGGGGCTcgcagctgcaggagagctcgTCGGGCTCGCAGCTGATGCTGAACGGCGGCGCGTCCTTCGAGGGCGGGCACCTGTCGCAGCCGGGCCCGCCGCAGCTGACGCGCGCCTCGGCCGACGTGCTGTCCAAGTGCAAGAAGGCTCTGTCGGAGCACAACGTGCTGGTGGTGGAGGGCGCGCGCAAGTACGCCTGCAAGATCTGCTGCAAGACCTTCCTGACGCTGACGGACTGCAAGAAGCACATCCGCGTGCACACGGGGGAGAAGCCCTACGCCTGCCTCAAGTGCGGCAAGCGCTTCAGCCAGTCCAGCCACCTGTACAAACACTCTAAGACCACCTGCCTGAGGTGGCAGAGCAGCAACCTGCCCAGCAGCTTGCTGTGA
- the GRHPR gene encoding glyoxylate reductase/hydroxypyruvate reductase: MAMSVFVTRRIPAEGLRVLSQASGCRVQQWDSDEPVPRAELLAGVAGAHGLLCLLSDRIDREVLDAAGPGLKVISTLSVGFDHLALDEIKKRGIRVGYTPDVLTDATAELSVALLLSACRRLPEAAQQVRSGGWTTWKPLWMCGHGLSDSTVGIIGLGRIGQAVARRLKPFGVRRFLYTGSGPKPESAAEFGAEFVPLATLAEESDFVVVTCALTPATQGMCNKDFFGRMKKTSVFVNTSRGAVVNQEDLYEALTQGQIAAAGLDVTTPEPLPTDHPLLSLQNCVILPHIGSATYATRGTMAVLAARNLLAGLRGEPMPSELTF, translated from the exons atGGCCATGTCGGTGTTCGTGACGCGGCGGATCCCGGCCGAGGGGCTGCGGGTGCTGTCCCAGGCCAGCGG GTGCCGCGTGCAGCAGTGGGACTCGGACGAGCCGGTGCCGCGGGCCGAGCTGCTGGCGGGCGTGGCGGGCGCGCAcgggctgctgtgcctgctctcgGACCGCATCGACCGCGAGGTGCTGGACGCGGCCG GGCCCGGCCTGAAGGTCATCAGCACCCTGTCCGTGGGCTTCGACCACCTGGCCCTGGACGAGATCAAGAAACG gggcatCCGCGTGGGATACACCCCGGACGTGCTGACCGACGCCACGGCCGAGCTGTCGGTGGCGCTGCTGCTGTCGGCCTGCCGCCGCCTGCCcgaggctgcccagcaggtcCGCAG cggCGGCTGGACCACCTGGAAGCCCCTGTGGATGTGTGGGCACGGCCTGTCCGACAGCACCGTGGGCATCATCGGGCTGGGCAGAATAG GACAGGCGGTTGCGCGGCGCCTGAAGCCCTTTGGGGTCCGCAGGTTCCTGTACACCGGCAGCGGCCCCAAGCCCGAGAGCGCCGCCGAGTTTGGGGCTGAGTTTG tcCCGCTCGCCACGCTGGCCGAGGAGTCCGACTTCGTGGTGGTCACCTGTGCGCTGACCCCGGCCACCCAGGGCATGTGCAACAAGGACTTCTTCGGCAGGATGAAGAAGACTTCTGTGTTTGTCAACACCAGCAG GGGGGCTGTGGTCAACCAGGAGGATCTGTACGAGGCGCTGACCCAGGGGCAGATTGCGGCCGCCGGGCTGGACGTGACCACGCCGGAGCCGCTGCCCACTGACCACccgctgctgtccctgcagaacTGCG TGATCCTGCCGCACATCGGCAGTGCCACCTACGCCACGCGTGGCACCATGGCCgtgctggcagccaggaacCTGCTGGCCGGGCTGCGGGGCGAGCCCATGCCCAGCGAGCTGACCTTCTGA